In Helicobacter bilis, a genomic segment contains:
- a CDS encoding AMIN domain-containing protein gives MKFAKIIAIFGISVFSCMILYASQNPFMINANQRDFQAQQNNKGKKHLTTESVQLPSNARELKSVTLTFQNLDGTTESKQLKVDKTIDWHYPIKITQQEAIRNISKRYFSLNDFEFYMEGKTFVISSPKHRILRHFLLANPTTIVVDFSRDKGAAYDGNIGTGEKYYAKVGVNAKSNLYRVSIELDGIYQYTLKSAKNNTHTIQLR, from the coding sequence ATGAAATTTGCTAAAATTATTGCTATTTTTGGGATAAGTGTGTTTTCTTGTATGATTTTGTATGCTAGTCAAAATCCATTTATGATTAATGCAAATCAAAGGGATTTTCAAGCACAACAAAATAATAAAGGCAAAAAACATTTAACGACAGAAAGCGTGCAGCTTCCAAGTAATGCAAGGGAGCTAAAAAGTGTTACACTCACTTTTCAAAATCTTGATGGCACGACTGAGAGCAAACAGCTAAAAGTAGATAAAACAATCGATTGGCATTATCCCATTAAAATCACACAGCAAGAGGCTATAAGAAATATTTCTAAACGATATTTTAGCTTGAATGATTTTGAGTTTTACATGGAAGGCAAAACCTTTGTGATAAGCTCACCAAAGCATAGAATCTTACGACACTTTTTACTTGCAAATCCTACGACTATTGTAGTAGATTTTAGCCGCGATAAAGGTGCAGCCTATGATGGCAATATCGGCACAGGTGAAAAGTATTATGCAAAAGTTGGCGTAAATGCAAAAAGCAATCTTTACCGCGTAAGCATAGAACTCGATGGTATCTATCAATACACATTGAAAAGCGCTAAGAATAATACACATACGATACAGCTAAGATAA
- the tgt gene encoding tRNA guanosine(34) transglycosylase Tgt gives MQFQIQAKVGKARACSFTLAHGDVETPIFMPVGTQGVIKGLNSLDIKNILQTNLILANTYHLYLRPGIETLKKAGGIHNFANFHGNYLTDSGGFQAFSLGENVRHDDCGIAFKSHIDGSKHFFTPEKVLDIEYAINSDIMMILDDLVGLPATKERLLDSVKRTTKWAKQSIQYHNMQKERHDLKNKIFAIMQGGTDYEMRKRSAAELTELGFDGYAIGGLAVGESSQEMYECLDYACDFLPETKPRYLMGVGTPENLLEGIDRGVDMFDCVMPTRNARNASIFTNQGRLNIKKACYKNDFTPLDSKCHCLTCLNFTRAYLHHLFRANEITYHSLASIHNLHFYITLLKDSRQAIMNQTWQEFKKQKLSDFGQVD, from the coding sequence ATGCAGTTTCAAATCCAAGCAAAAGTTGGCAAGGCAAGGGCATGCAGCTTTACTCTAGCACATGGCGATGTAGAAACGCCCATTTTCATGCCTGTTGGCACACAAGGCGTGATTAAGGGGCTAAACTCTCTTGATATTAAAAATATCTTGCAAACAAATCTCATTCTTGCAAACACCTATCATCTCTATCTTAGACCGGGCATAGAGACACTAAAAAAGGCGGGCGGGATACATAATTTTGCAAATTTTCATGGTAATTATTTGACCGATAGCGGTGGATTCCAAGCGTTTAGTTTGGGCGAAAATGTTAGACATGATGATTGCGGTATCGCTTTTAAATCACATATTGATGGAAGCAAGCATTTTTTTACCCCTGAAAAAGTGCTTGATATAGAATATGCGATAAACTCTGATATTATGATGATTTTAGATGATCTCGTAGGCTTACCAGCGACAAAAGAGCGACTTCTAGATTCTGTAAAACGCACGACAAAATGGGCAAAACAAAGCATTCAATATCACAATATGCAGAAAGAAAGACATGATTTAAAAAATAAAATCTTTGCAATTATGCAAGGTGGCACAGACTATGAAATGCGTAAAAGAAGTGCAGCAGAGCTTACAGAACTTGGCTTTGATGGCTATGCAATAGGTGGCTTAGCCGTTGGTGAGAGCAGTCAAGAAATGTATGAATGCCTTGATTATGCGTGTGATTTTTTACCAGAGACAAAGCCTCGTTATCTCATGGGGGTTGGCACACCTGAGAATCTTTTGGAGGGCATTGATAGAGGGGTGGATATGTTTGATTGTGTTATGCCTACGCGTAATGCTAGAAATGCGAGTATTTTTACAAATCAAGGCAGACTAAATATTAAAAAAGCATGTTATAAGAATGATTTCACACCGCTTGATTCTAAGTGTCATTGCCTTACTTGTTTAAATTTTACACGGGCGTATTTACATCATTTATTCCGTGCAAATGAGATTACTTATCACAGCCTTGCAAGTATCCATAACCTGCATTTTTACATTACGCTTTTAAAAGATTCACGACAAGCAATAATGAATCAAACATGGCAGGAATTTAAAAAACAAAAATTAAGTGATTTTGGGCAGGTGGATTAG
- the rmuC gene encoding DNA recombination protein RmuC gives MQSLYIHIPYICAIICLFIMLFSYRKKLKDLRIKEALNEQAILLTNKHYEEKIQDLQHTLTATKSEYLTQLESLKKEHTLNLTNALQERENALKAQYTQKQELMQELLQTNQEKHTALMTQRFYEISEQLLEEKNRQFQEKQTDSLKPLCDEIIRFKTEIAQHTKDNQERHIALNTEIKHLKEASLKISADATNLANAMRGDSKLQGQWGEVILERLLESSGLQKDREYYTQVFVKNEAKEILRPDVVIHLPNNRFVVVDSKVSLSAYERFFNATDSKEMHLNAHIESVKNHIKSLSLKQYQHCIEGGQLDFVIMFMPLEGAYSAILQHDMQLFLDSYNKGIILAAPTTLMVILRLIHHIWSNEAKDKNITKILQECVKLIKKFDGFTESMEKISRALETAQNAYEKAEIQIRGRGSLGSYIKNLDNYMSQITTDTKPQTSPKNNKALESHINKEEEHIQNDTMPETTDDEKIAL, from the coding sequence ATGCAATCTCTATATATACATATACCTTATATTTGTGCCATTATTTGCTTATTTATCATGCTTTTTTCATACAGAAAGAAGCTGAAAGATTTACGCATAAAAGAAGCATTAAACGAACAAGCCATTTTGCTTACAAATAAACATTATGAAGAAAAAATACAAGACTTACAACACACATTAACAGCCACAAAAAGCGAATATCTAACACAATTAGAATCACTTAAAAAAGAACACACGCTAAATCTAACAAATGCCTTACAAGAGAGGGAAAACGCCCTAAAAGCCCAATACACACAAAAGCAAGAACTCATGCAAGAGCTACTACAAACTAACCAAGAAAAACACACCGCATTAATGACACAAAGATTCTATGAAATAAGCGAGCAGTTATTAGAAGAGAAAAATCGCCAATTCCAAGAAAAGCAAACCGATAGCTTAAAGCCGCTTTGCGATGAGATTATACGATTTAAAACAGAGATAGCACAGCACACAAAGGACAATCAAGAGCGACACATTGCCTTGAATACCGAGATTAAGCACCTAAAAGAAGCAAGCCTTAAAATATCAGCCGATGCGACCAATCTAGCAAACGCAATGCGTGGAGATTCTAAACTGCAAGGGCAATGGGGCGAGGTGATTTTAGAGCGATTGCTTGAATCTAGCGGTTTGCAAAAGGATAGGGAATACTATACGCAGGTATTTGTGAAGAATGAAGCAAAAGAGATTTTGAGACCTGATGTTGTGATACATTTGCCGAATAATCGCTTTGTAGTTGTGGATTCTAAAGTGAGTTTGAGTGCGTATGAGAGATTTTTCAATGCGACAGATTCTAAAGAAATGCACCTAAACGCACATATCGAGAGTGTGAAAAATCATATAAAAAGCCTTTCACTCAAGCAATATCAGCATTGCATTGAAGGGGGACAGCTTGATTTTGTGATTATGTTTATGCCATTAGAAGGGGCGTATAGTGCGATTTTACAGCATGATATGCAGCTATTTTTAGATTCTTATAATAAGGGCATTATCCTTGCTGCCCCAACGACTCTTATGGTGATTTTGCGGCTTATCCATCATATTTGGAGTAATGAAGCAAAGGATAAAAATATCACAAAGATTCTGCAAGAATGCGTAAAACTTATTAAAAAATTTGATGGCTTTACAGAGAGTATGGAAAAAATTAGCCGTGCTTTAGAAACTGCCCAAAATGCGTATGAAAAAGCCGAGATTCAGATAAGAGGTCGCGGCTCACTTGGCAGTTATATCAAGAATCTAGACAACTACATGTCCCAAATCACAACGGATACAAAACCACAAACAAGCCCAAAAAACAATAAAGCATTAGAATCACATATTAACAAAGAAGAAGAACATATACAAAATGACACTATGCCAGAAACCACAGACGATGAAAAAATCGCATTGTAG
- the truD gene encoding tRNA pseudouridine(13) synthase TruD — translation MSDTKPNDEILTLLEQYATQKRFYGKSYPKIPFVFSHNERDFIVEEIPLYPFSNTGEHRILKVRKKNISTLECVKLIAQALHIKERDIGYAGLKDKHALTYQHISVPNKAFKAYENNLHKIDQIKILESYLHGNKIKIGHLQGNKFFIRLKKVTPQSFERLKEEALLAQKQGFPNFFGYQRFGNFGDNYMQALQIKKPPNKQNPLEQLLISSLQSVCFNLWLEERLKISNIMQSFSLKDSIQALSSMYNITMDREIFEILHSQALPLTPLIGDVCMHYPHGKFFYFGDKRLNDIQEINYAKTILNDTERLKNGDISITGLLSGMDCKKILESHLFECDCEFKGQNKIREINLNSVDFKQNIESKNYHVERSKASNTLESRIDFSPTAQNDKISESKKNLKSHTTQNLESKNTQNRVRLAKQDACRIEKNFAYPIMANGARRYAWVYPSDLSIKYNAEKAQVEIAFTLPSGAYATSFLSYIKNGDVREF, via the coding sequence ATGAGCGATACAAAGCCAAATGATGAGATACTAACACTCTTAGAGCAATACGCCACACAAAAAAGATTCTATGGTAAATCTTATCCTAAGATCCCATTTGTATTTTCACATAATGAGAGAGATTTTATCGTAGAAGAGATTCCACTCTATCCTTTTAGTAATACTGGAGAGCATAGAATCTTAAAAGTGAGAAAAAAGAATATAAGCACACTAGAGTGTGTGAAGCTTATCGCACAAGCCCTACATATCAAAGAAAGGGATATCGGCTATGCTGGATTAAAGGATAAACACGCCCTTACTTATCAGCACATTTCAGTCCCAAATAAAGCATTTAAAGCCTATGAAAATAATCTACACAAGATAGATCAAATAAAGATTCTAGAATCTTATCTGCATGGGAATAAAATAAAAATAGGACATTTACAAGGCAATAAGTTTTTTATCCGCTTAAAAAAGGTTACCCCGCAAAGCTTTGAGCGGCTAAAAGAAGAAGCACTTCTAGCACAAAAGCAGGGCTTTCCAAACTTTTTTGGCTATCAAAGATTTGGTAATTTTGGGGATAACTATATGCAGGCATTACAGATTAAAAAGCCCCCAAATAAACAAAATCCATTAGAGCAACTGCTTATATCAAGTCTGCAAAGCGTATGCTTTAATCTATGGCTTGAAGAGCGACTAAAGATAAGCAATATCATGCAAAGTTTCAGTCTTAAAGATTCTATACAAGCACTCTCTAGCATGTATAATATCACTATGGATAGAGAGATTTTTGAGATTTTGCACTCACAAGCCCTGCCACTCACACCACTCATAGGCGATGTGTGTATGCACTATCCACATGGGAAATTTTTCTACTTTGGAGATAAAAGGTTAAATGACATACAAGAGATAAATTATGCTAAGACTATATTAAATGATACAGAGAGATTAAAGAATGGGGATATTAGTATCACAGGGCTATTAAGCGGTATGGATTGCAAAAAGATTCTAGAATCTCATTTGTTTGAATGCGATTGTGAGTTTAAAGGGCAGAATAAGATTCGAGAAATTAATCTAAATAGCGTGGATTTTAAGCAGAATATAGAATCTAAGAATTATCATGTTGAGCGTAGCAAAGCATCTAACACTTTAGAATCTAGAATAGATTTTTCGCCTACGGCTCAAAATGACAAGATTTCAGAATCTAAAAAAAATCTAAAGTCTCACACAACACAAAACCTAGAATCTAAAAACACTCAAAATAGAGTAAGACTAGCAAAGCAAGACGCATGTAGAATAGAAAAAAACTTTGCCTATCCCATTATGGCAAATGGAGCGAGGCGATATGCGTGGGTATATCCAAGCGACTTATCTATCAAATACAACGCAGAAAAAGCACAAGTAGAAATCGCTTTTACACTCCCAAGCGGTGCGTATGCCACAAGCTTTTTATCCTATATCAAAAATGGCGATGTGCGAGAATTTTAA
- a CDS encoding DUF2603 domain-containing protein gives MAKRTKYDKKKLVESLQTLSNVAYMAKLDDARWLLEFVEGDFNENEAWFLKTTEGKEFVALPQFALQNLLGHVQQHNEEKFLMLLRYEIRELMPIDLEDTMAVALHEFHSYKQSNGNIQDIDAKAFAKNIKLAHPNLFLRLDSIFKL, from the coding sequence ATGGCTAAACGAACAAAATACGACAAGAAAAAGCTAGTAGAAAGCCTGCAAACTCTGAGTAATGTAGCCTATATGGCAAAGCTAGATGATGCTAGATGGCTGCTTGAGTTTGTAGAGGGGGATTTTAATGAAAATGAAGCGTGGTTTCTAAAGACCACAGAAGGAAAGGAATTTGTCGCCCTGCCACAATTTGCCCTGCAGAATCTTTTAGGACATGTTCAACAGCATAATGAAGAGAAGTTTTTAATGCTTTTACGATATGAGATAAGAGAGCTTATGCCAATTGATTTAGAAGATACAATGGCAGTAGCCCTGCATGAGTTTCATTCCTACAAGCAATCAAATGGAAATATTCAAGATATTGATGCAAAGGCATTTGCAAAGAATATTAAGTTGGCACACCCAAATCTTTTCTTACGACTGGATAGTATATTTAAGTTGTAA
- the pheT gene encoding phenylalanine--tRNA ligase subunit beta — MIVTSESLSHFIQLGGIDWKELVRVLSSIGLEVEREYETTIPQNVVVAKVLKRIQHPNADKLSVCEVDIGTEVLQIVCGAKNVYAGQYVALALIDSVLPFGKDGSTTITKSEIRGVESFGMLCSSTELGLPKLNDGILELDSSIGELVLGKELYTYSIFHQSVLELGITPNRGDCLSVLGVARDIASVFNLIPKNIVANEPSIALGVGRFLQVVPHGDLHSSLLYRIIEIKEGYTPLAIALTLGLNGRYKQCPMSNFAEYATYMTGVLFNVYPMDSNNVSNNGKEAKLLIKADENGLESVYAEFHENETTRHTKLTSIGATFYEVEKHDYPRTFILEASFIDSVLIANNTYGMDKTKLTHEVLHRSVRGSNPDLELGMNFMCKSLESLNSNLYSGVQEILRAYPPTNIQMTFEYISDCIGNTIEKEEIALLLKRLNFRIQATCDENFFIAQPPAFRNDIKSKQDIVEEILRLYGVDNIHPKKHIIEQIPQTTQAYITHQKTKKLRTKALAHGYIECVHYVFDDSKKLESLGFEPLSEDKKLLNPITSELDTLRPSLIPHILESLSKNKRYGYEGIRLFEIGYVYDKDRNAKQNLAFAMSDYLKTPSYPNPKGIGLDFFNFAQNVSEIIGNFECINTASKFQKSRLIHPYQSANMLQNGVIIGVMSKLHPNIAEMYDLGNVYFCEIDFALLLAQQQDDKLAKEFSKYQANKRDLTLLLDKNVSFSAIKSELEKASLHDIKEILPLDIYHENDDNIALSIRFIFQSMHDTLTESQMQESLQKILEILEQRFHAKLKL, encoded by the coding sequence ATGATAGTTACAAGTGAGAGTTTAAGCCATTTTATTCAATTAGGTGGAATCGATTGGAAAGAGCTTGTGCGAGTGTTAAGCAGCATAGGCTTAGAAGTTGAGAGAGAATATGAGACTACAATCCCGCAAAATGTTGTCGTAGCAAAGGTATTGAAAAGGATACAGCACCCAAATGCTGATAAATTGAGTGTATGTGAAGTGGATATTGGCACTGAAGTATTACAGATTGTATGCGGTGCGAAGAATGTGTATGCAGGGCAGTATGTAGCTTTAGCACTTATAGATTCAGTCCTTCCTTTTGGTAAAGATGGTAGCACGACTATTACAAAGAGTGAGATAAGGGGCGTTGAGAGCTTTGGTATGCTTTGTTCTAGCACAGAGCTTGGATTGCCAAAATTAAATGATGGAATCTTAGAGCTTGATTCTAGCATTGGTGAGCTTGTGCTAGGCAAGGAGCTTTATACTTACTCAATATTTCATCAAAGTGTGCTAGAGTTAGGCATTACACCAAATAGGGGGGATTGTCTATCTGTGCTAGGTGTAGCAAGAGATATTGCAAGTGTGTTTAATCTCATTCCTAAAAATATTGTCGCAAATGAGCCAAGCATAGCACTTGGTGTAGGCAGATTCTTACAGGTTGTGCCGCATGGAGATTTGCATTCCTCACTTTTATATAGAATCATTGAGATAAAAGAAGGTTATACACCACTTGCCATTGCCCTAACGCTTGGACTAAATGGCAGATATAAGCAGTGTCCTATGAGTAACTTTGCTGAATATGCGACCTATATGACAGGTGTGCTATTTAATGTATATCCTATGGATTCTAATAATGTCTCAAATAATGGGAAAGAAGCAAAGCTTTTAATAAAAGCAGATGAAAATGGCTTGGAATCTGTCTATGCAGAATTTCATGAAAACGAGACTACAAGACATACTAAACTTACAAGTATTGGTGCGACTTTCTATGAAGTAGAAAAGCATGATTATCCACGAACTTTCATATTAGAAGCAAGCTTTATAGATTCCGTATTAATTGCTAATAATACCTATGGTATGGATAAAACAAAGCTAACACATGAAGTATTACACCGCTCTGTTAGGGGTAGTAATCCAGATTTAGAATTAGGTATGAATTTTATGTGTAAAAGTTTAGAATCTCTTAATTCAAATCTTTATTCCGGTGTGCAAGAAATACTTAGAGCTTATCCGCCAACAAATATACAAATGACTTTTGAATACATTTCAGACTGCATTGGAAACACAATAGAAAAAGAAGAAATAGCCCTTTTACTCAAGCGATTAAATTTTAGAATCCAAGCCACTTGTGATGAGAATTTCTTCATCGCCCAGCCCCCAGCTTTTAGAAATGATATTAAAAGTAAGCAAGATATTGTTGAAGAGATATTGCGTCTATATGGTGTTGATAATATACACCCAAAAAAGCATATTATAGAGCAAATACCACAAACCACACAAGCCTACATCACGCACCAAAAGACAAAGAAGCTACGCACAAAAGCACTAGCACATGGCTACATTGAATGCGTGCATTATGTATTTGATGATTCTAAAAAGCTAGAGAGTTTAGGTTTTGAGCCTTTAAGTGAAGATAAAAAGCTTTTAAATCCTATTACAAGTGAGCTTGATACATTGCGACCCTCACTTATCCCGCATATTTTAGAAAGTCTATCGAAAAATAAACGCTATGGATATGAGGGCATACGACTTTTTGAGATTGGATATGTGTATGATAAAGATAGAAATGCAAAGCAGAATCTTGCCTTTGCAATGAGTGATTATCTAAAAACGCCAAGCTATCCAAACCCTAAGGGAATAGGGCTTGACTTTTTTAACTTCGCACAAAATGTGAGTGAGATTATCGGTAATTTTGAGTGTATTAATACAGCAAGCAAGTTTCAAAAATCAAGGCTTATCCACCCATATCAAAGTGCAAATATGCTACAAAATGGTGTGATTATCGGCGTAATGTCAAAATTACACCCAAATATTGCAGAAATGTATGATTTAGGAAATGTCTATTTTTGTGAAATCGATTTTGCCTTACTACTCGCACAACAACAAGATGATAAACTTGCAAAAGAGTTTTCAAAATATCAGGCAAATAAGAGAGATTTAACGCTTTTACTTGATAAAAATGTAAGCTTTAGTGCGATAAAATCAGAGCTTGAAAAGGCATCATTGCACGATATAAAAGAGATTTTACCACTTGATATATATCATGAAAATGATGATAATATAGCCTTAAGTATTCGCTTCATCTTTCAATCTATGCACGACACACTTACAGAATCTCAAATGCAAGAGAGTTTGCAAAAGATTCTAGAAATATTAGAGCAAAGATTCCATGCGAAACTAAAGCTTTAA
- a CDS encoding histidine triad nucleotide-binding protein yields the protein MAEKGIFEKIVDRELPANIVLEDDEFMAFHDIAPKAPIHVLIIPKKWVKDFNGVTPNLMGNMSAFILRVVDTLGVRESGYRLITNIGSDGGQEVPHLHFHLLAKRKLEPHFG from the coding sequence ATGGCAGAAAAAGGCATTTTTGAAAAAATCGTTGATAGAGAACTCCCTGCAAATATTGTGCTAGAAGATGATGAGTTTATGGCATTTCATGATATTGCCCCAAAAGCCCCGATACATGTGCTTATTATCCCAAAAAAATGGGTAAAAGATTTTAATGGCGTTACACCGAATCTTATGGGAAATATGAGTGCATTTATCCTGCGTGTAGTAGATACTCTTGGTGTGCGTGAAAGTGGCTATCGATTAATAACTAATATCGGGAGTGATGGCGGACAAGAGGTCCCGCACCTGCATTTTCACCTACTTGCAAAACGCAAACTAGAACCACATTTTGGGTGA
- a CDS encoding aldo/keto reductase produces MQNTMTRREFVKIAGIAGGAMLLGQSLLNVAFAAPRVDIQGFFSTQKLSNGVEIPRYGIDSCAHALGGTKEGGQVILEALRAGFKYIEAHGATSEAGDGYVLSQLPRQDVFLSLQLPKGISTESEVLDAFNEGLAKMKTDYLDLVIVEVAEAKGRASWLEITREVWRAVENLYKQKRVRSIGIANLKAEQFDEFMESCEIKPMVSQLNISPFTLNHANKVLVERFQNRKIAVSTTTALGDFEGSVYDPILQKVAQKHNKTGAQVALRWSLQSGFITLPPASSVEQAKEYADIFNFKLDARDMKAISRVHEKMK; encoded by the coding sequence ATGCAAAACACAATGACAAGACGAGAATTTGTAAAAATCGCAGGTATAGCTGGTGGTGCAATGCTACTTGGACAAAGCCTATTGAATGTAGCGTTTGCTGCACCCCGTGTTGATATACAAGGTTTTTTTAGCACACAAAAGTTATCTAATGGCGTAGAGATTCCACGCTATGGGATTGACTCATGTGCACATGCTTTAGGTGGCACAAAAGAAGGCGGACAAGTTATATTAGAGGCTTTAAGAGCTGGTTTCAAATACATAGAAGCACATGGTGCGACAAGTGAGGCTGGAGATGGATATGTGCTTAGTCAGCTTCCACGACAAGATGTATTTTTATCATTGCAATTGCCAAAGGGCATTTCAACAGAAAGTGAAGTGCTAGATGCTTTCAACGAGGGACTTGCAAAGATGAAGACAGATTATCTTGACCTAGTCATTGTTGAGGTTGCAGAGGCAAAAGGTAGGGCTTCATGGCTAGAGATTACAAGAGAAGTGTGGCGTGCGGTTGAGAATCTATACAAGCAAAAGAGAGTGCGATCCATCGGCATTGCAAACCTTAAAGCAGAACAATTTGATGAGTTTATGGAATCATGCGAGATTAAGCCTATGGTGAGTCAGCTCAATATTAGCCCATTTACACTAAATCATGCAAATAAAGTATTGGTAGAGAGATTCCAAAATAGAAAAATTGCTGTAAGCACGACAACAGCACTTGGGGACTTTGAAGGTTCTGTGTATGATCCAATCTTGCAAAAAGTAGCACAAAAACATAATAAAACAGGTGCTCAAGTTGCTTTGCGTTGGAGTTTGCAAAGTGGCTTTATCACATTACCACCAGCAAGTAGCGTAGAACAAGCAAAAGAATATGCTGATATTTTTAACTTTAAACTTGATGCAAGAGATATGAAAGCTATATCTCGTGTGCATGAGAAAATGAAATAG
- the pheS gene encoding phenylalanine--tRNA ligase subunit alpha, with protein sequence MLELKQCIKDTLAKITQADNKEILESLRIEMSGKKGYITQAFSKLGTLQGIEKKEVAAELNTLKKEFENIFHIKKEEISLKDLEQKLKSEKIDTSLFKKANFASNGHPVYQMRDIIIDYFVGLNFSLQDGPFIEDDFHNFEALNLPKYHPARDMQDTFYFKDSMLLRTHTSPTQIRTMESNKPPIRMICTGATFRRDYDMTHSPMFHQCEGLVVEKGDHISFAHLRYILEDFVKHIFGSDVKVRFRSSFFPFTEPSAEVDVSCMFCKGEGCRVCSHTGFLEILGCGVVNHNVFRAVGYEDVSGYAFGMGIERLAMLKWGINDLRSFYETDLRILEQF encoded by the coding sequence ATGTTGGAATTAAAACAATGTATAAAAGACACGCTTGCAAAAATAACACAAGCAGATAATAAAGAGATTCTAGAATCTTTACGCATTGAAATGAGTGGTAAAAAAGGCTATATTACACAAGCATTCAGTAAGCTTGGCACACTTCAAGGCATTGAGAAAAAAGAAGTAGCAGCAGAATTAAACACGCTTAAAAAAGAGTTTGAAAACATCTTTCATATTAAAAAAGAAGAGATTAGTCTAAAAGATTTAGAACAAAAACTAAAAAGTGAAAAGATTGATACAAGCCTCTTTAAAAAAGCTAACTTTGCAAGTAATGGACACCCTGTATATCAAATGCGTGATATTATCATTGATTATTTTGTGGGATTAAATTTTTCCCTGCAAGATGGTCCTTTTATAGAAGATGATTTTCATAACTTTGAAGCATTAAACCTGCCAAAATATCACCCCGCAAGGGATATGCAAGATACATTCTATTTTAAAGATTCTATGCTTTTAAGGACACACACTTCGCCTACGCAAATACGCACAATGGAATCCAATAAGCCACCAATTCGCATGATATGCACAGGGGCTACTTTTAGGCGAGATTATGATATGACGCATTCGCCTATGTTTCATCAATGTGAAGGTTTAGTGGTAGAAAAGGGGGATCATATAAGCTTTGCGCATTTAAGATATATTTTAGAAGATTTTGTAAAGCATATCTTTGGGAGTGATGTGAAAGTGAGATTTCGCTCATCTTTCTTTCCTTTCACAGAGCCTAGTGCGGAAGTCGATGTGAGTTGCATGTTTTGTAAAGGGGAGGGTTGCAGGGTATGTTCGCATACAGGCTTTTTAGAGATACTTGGTTGTGGTGTGGTAAATCACAATGTATTTCGTGCGGTAGGCTATGAAGATGTGAGTGGTTATGCCTTTGGCATGGGGATTGAGCGGCTTGCTATGCTGAAATGGGGGATTAATGATTTACGCAGTTTTTATGAAACAGATTTGAGAATCTTGGAGCAGTTTTAA
- a CDS encoding thiamine-phosphate pyrophosphorylase, whose product MNTDKTHTILRILDANLNRLQEGIRVVEDIFRYVYDNKEITYTLKQMRHKAILQHTDLLLQARDVECDIAKGSIDTEIERLDLVAILHANFHRICESARVLEECLKLKECQKFGKSQTFKSLRYEAYNLHVIANKIVDNVCK is encoded by the coding sequence ATGAATACAGATAAAACTCATACAATATTGCGTATATTAGATGCAAATCTCAATAGATTGCAAGAGGGCATTCGCGTAGTAGAGGATATATTTCGCTATGTATATGACAACAAGGAAATAACCTATACGCTAAAGCAAATGCGACATAAAGCTATTTTACAGCATACAGATTTGCTGTTACAAGCACGCGATGTTGAATGCGATATTGCAAAAGGCAGCATTGACACAGAGATTGAAAGGCTAGATTTAGTAGCAATACTTCATGCAAACTTTCATAGAATCTGCGAAAGCGCAAGAGTGCTTGAAGAGTGTCTAAAGCTAAAAGAATGTCAAAAGTTTGGCAAAAGTCAAACTTTTAAATCTTTGCGTTATGAAGCGTATAATTTGCATGTCATTGCAAATAAAATCGTGGATAATGTTTGCAAATAA